One Pseudomonas brassicacearum genomic region harbors:
- a CDS encoding PilW family protein, translating to MSRHCRGFGLIELMIALVLSLIVVLGVVQIFIAAKNTYISQGAAAVMQEDARFALSKMVQELRMVGMFGCLGTITDASTAGDFNASQITPIRWDNANLKLTLVTTDVGSGGGAPTWTVVSDCRTSATAYTGVRAPATGQLAFPIRRLVYSFSNNQLLMGTGAGNPTQAVLVDNVRTFNVTFGVAGSASATAASSYSSNPADPALIRSVRLTLTLFDPKNAVREQTFNVVAALRNRLL from the coding sequence ATGAGCAGGCATTGCCGGGGATTCGGCCTGATTGAATTGATGATCGCGCTGGTGCTCAGCCTGATCGTCGTGCTGGGCGTCGTGCAGATTTTCATTGCGGCCAAAAACACCTACATCAGCCAGGGTGCCGCGGCGGTGATGCAGGAGGATGCCCGGTTCGCCCTGAGCAAAATGGTCCAGGAGCTGCGCATGGTGGGCATGTTCGGTTGTCTGGGAACCATTACCGATGCTTCCACGGCGGGGGATTTCAATGCCAGTCAGATCACGCCGATCCGCTGGGACAACGCCAACCTGAAACTGACCCTGGTGACGACGGATGTCGGCAGTGGCGGCGGTGCGCCGACGTGGACCGTCGTCTCCGATTGCCGCACCTCGGCCACCGCCTACACCGGCGTACGGGCACCCGCGACCGGGCAGCTGGCGTTTCCGATACGACGACTGGTCTACAGCTTCAGTAATAACCAGTTGCTGATGGGCACCGGTGCCGGCAACCCGACCCAGGCGGTGCTGGTAGACAACGTGCGAACGTTCAACGTGACGTTCGGCGTGGCCGGTAGCGCGTCGGCCACCGCGGCGTCGAGCTACAGCAGCAATCCGGCGGACCCGGCCCTGATTCGCAGCGTGCGCCTGACCCTGACGCTCTTCGATCCGAAGAACGCCGTGCGCGAGCAGACCTTCAACGTGGTTGCCGCTTTGCGCAACCGGCTCTTGTGA
- a CDS encoding pilus assembly PilX family protein, protein MNTTSIKHSQRGMALLVSLVFLLLLTLIGLSSMQSATLQEKMTSSVMLRNQSFQIAEAALRMGESAVQVETYALAVCTTTTQCAPPAESATLSVAGRNSLSGVTWVAAAGGFYGVQNIGTTLAAVNVPSNTSATLYRITAVAVVGNNQRSVVESIYAKY, encoded by the coding sequence ATGAATACGACGTCCATCAAACACAGCCAGCGCGGCATGGCCTTGCTGGTCAGCCTGGTTTTCCTGTTGCTGCTGACGCTGATCGGCCTGTCGTCGATGCAGAGCGCCACGCTCCAGGAAAAGATGACCAGCAGCGTCATGCTGCGCAACCAGTCTTTCCAGATCGCCGAGGCGGCGCTGAGGATGGGCGAGAGTGCGGTGCAGGTCGAGACCTATGCGCTGGCGGTGTGTACCACCACAACGCAATGTGCGCCTCCGGCTGAGTCGGCGACCCTCTCGGTAGCCGGGCGCAACTCATTGTCGGGAGTGACCTGGGTCGCCGCCGCTGGCGGGTTTTATGGGGTGCAGAACATTGGCACCACGCTCGCGGCGGTCAATGTGCCCAGCAATACGTCGGCGACGCTGTACAGGATCACGGCGGTGGCTGTGGTGGGGAATAACCAGCGCAGCGTGGTGGAGAGCATTTATGCGAAGTACTAA
- the fkpB gene encoding FKBP-type peptidyl-prolyl cis-trans isomerase, giving the protein MTEQRIAQNTEVKLHFALHLENGDTVDSTFDKAPAVFKVGDGNLLPGFEAAIFGFKAGDKRTVVVPPENAFGQPNPQNVQTMPRSQFQDMELSLGLLVIFNDAANTELPGVVKAFNDAQVTVDFNHPLAGKTLNFEVEILDVKAL; this is encoded by the coding sequence ATGACTGAGCAGCGTATCGCTCAAAACACTGAAGTGAAGCTTCACTTTGCCCTGCACCTGGAAAACGGCGACACCGTCGATAGCACCTTCGACAAGGCCCCGGCCGTGTTCAAGGTCGGCGACGGCAACCTGCTGCCAGGCTTCGAAGCGGCGATCTTCGGTTTCAAGGCCGGCGACAAGCGCACCGTAGTCGTGCCACCGGAAAACGCCTTTGGTCAGCCCAACCCGCAAAACGTGCAGACCATGCCACGCTCCCAGTTCCAGGACATGGAGTTGTCCCTGGGCCTGCTGGTGATCTTCAACGACGCCGCCAACACCGAGCTGCCGGGTGTGGTAAAGGCTTTCAACGACGCCCAGGTGACCGTGGACTTCAACCATCCGCTGGCGGGCAAGACCTTGAACTTCGAAGTGGAAATCCTCGACGTCAAGGCGTTGTAA
- the thiO gene encoding glycine oxidase ThiO, giving the protein MTRQQQVVIVGGGVIGLLTAFNLASEGQRVVLLDRSSLGQESSWAGGGIVSPLYPWRYSPAVTALAHWSQDFYPQLGERLFAATGIDPQVHVTGLYWLDLDDQEEALAWAEREGRPLRAVDISAVHDAVPVLGAGFSRAIYMADVANVRNPRLVKSLKAALLALPNVTVHEHCEVSGFIREGERVVGVDSSVGPIHGDQVVLAAGAWSGELLKTLGLKLPVEPVKGQMILYKCASDFLSSMVLAKGRYAIPRRDGHILVGSTLEREGFDKTPTDAALDSLKASAQQLIPALAGAEVVGHWAGLRPGSPEGIPYIGEVPGFAGLWLNCGHYRNGLVLAPASCRLFTDLMLGREAVIDPAPYALAGRL; this is encoded by the coding sequence ATGACCAGGCAACAGCAAGTGGTGATTGTCGGCGGCGGAGTCATCGGCCTGCTGACGGCGTTCAATCTGGCGTCCGAGGGGCAGCGTGTGGTGCTGTTGGACCGCTCCAGTCTCGGCCAGGAGTCGTCCTGGGCCGGCGGCGGTATCGTTTCGCCGCTGTACCCGTGGCGCTATAGCCCGGCGGTCACCGCGCTGGCCCATTGGTCGCAGGATTTTTATCCACAATTGGGCGAGCGTTTGTTTGCGGCCACGGGGATCGATCCGCAAGTGCATGTCACCGGCCTGTATTGGCTGGACCTGGACGATCAGGAAGAGGCGCTGGCCTGGGCCGAGCGGGAAGGGCGTCCGCTGCGGGCTGTGGATATCTCCGCTGTTCATGATGCTGTGCCGGTTCTGGGGGCGGGTTTTTCCCGGGCGATCTACATGGCCGATGTGGCCAACGTGCGTAATCCGCGCTTGGTGAAATCCCTCAAGGCTGCCTTGCTGGCGCTGCCCAATGTCACGGTTCATGAGCACTGTGAAGTCAGTGGGTTCATTCGCGAGGGTGAGCGTGTCGTCGGGGTGGACAGCTCGGTGGGGCCGATACATGGCGATCAGGTGGTGCTGGCCGCAGGCGCCTGGAGCGGTGAGTTGCTCAAGACGCTGGGGCTGAAGTTGCCGGTCGAGCCGGTCAAGGGCCAGATGATTTTGTACAAGTGTGCGTCGGATTTTTTATCGAGCATGGTGTTGGCCAAGGGTCGTTATGCGATTCCTCGTCGCGATGGGCATATTCTGGTTGGCAGTACGCTGGAGCGCGAGGGCTTCGACAAGACGCCGACCGATGCTGCTTTGGACAGTCTGAAGGCTTCGGCGCAACAGTTGATTCCGGCGCTGGCGGGGGCTGAGGTGGTTGGCCATTGGGCTGGGCTGCGGCCTGGGTCTCCGGAGGGTATTCCCTATATTGGCGAAGTGCCGGGGTTTGCGGGGTTGTGGTTGAATTGTGGGCATTATCGCAATGGGTTGGTGTTGGCGCCTGCGTCGTGTCGGTTGTTTACGGATCTGATGTTGGGGCGGGAGGCGGTGATTGATCCTGCTCCCTATGCGTTGGCGGGGCGGTTGTAG
- a CDS encoding sigma-54-dependent transcriptional regulator, translating into MNIRSRQRILIVDDEPDIRELLDITLGRMKLDTRSAKNLAEAQSLLMAEAFDLCLTDMRLPDGTGLELVQHIQQRYPQLPVAMITAYGSLETAIDALKAGAFDFLTKPVDLGRLRELVTSALRLPSVATPATTIERCLLGDSPPMRSVRKQIEKLARSQAPVYISGESGCGKELVARLIHEQGPRTNQRFVPVNCGAIPTELMESEFFGHRRGSFSGAIEDKPGLFQAAHGGTLFLDEVADLPLAMQVKLLRAIQEKAVRAVGGQQEEVVDVRILCATHKDLDGEVAAGRFRQDLYYRLNVIELRVPPLRERREDIGLLAEHMLQRLAANAGSPAVKLHPQALDALRNYRFPGNVRELENMLERAYTLCEHQQIEADDLRLAEGNGSAEAGNPDLMQVDNLEDYLEDVERKLILQALEETRWNRTAAAQRLKLSFRSMRYRLKKLGLD; encoded by the coding sequence TTGAATATTCGCTCACGGCAACGAATCCTGATCGTCGATGACGAACCGGACATCCGCGAACTCCTGGACATCACCCTGGGAAGGATGAAACTCGACACCCGCAGCGCCAAGAACCTCGCCGAGGCCCAAAGCCTGCTGATGGCCGAAGCCTTCGACCTGTGCCTGACCGACATGCGCCTGCCCGATGGCACCGGCCTGGAACTGGTGCAACACATCCAGCAGCGTTACCCCCAACTTCCCGTGGCGATGATCACCGCCTACGGCAGCCTGGAAACCGCCATCGACGCCCTGAAGGCCGGGGCCTTCGACTTCCTGACCAAACCGGTCGACCTGGGCCGCCTGCGAGAGCTGGTCACCAGTGCCTTGCGCCTGCCATCCGTCGCCACACCGGCCACCACCATCGAGCGCTGCCTGCTGGGCGACTCCCCACCGATGCGCAGCGTGCGCAAACAGATCGAAAAACTCGCCCGGAGCCAGGCACCGGTGTACATCAGCGGGGAGTCAGGTTGCGGCAAGGAACTGGTTGCCCGATTGATCCACGAACAAGGTCCCCGCACCAACCAGCGTTTTGTACCGGTCAACTGTGGGGCGATTCCCACCGAGCTGATGGAAAGCGAGTTTTTCGGCCATCGAAGAGGCAGCTTCAGCGGCGCCATCGAAGACAAACCCGGATTGTTCCAGGCCGCCCACGGCGGGACCCTGTTCCTCGATGAAGTGGCCGACCTGCCCTTGGCCATGCAGGTCAAACTGTTGCGGGCGATCCAGGAAAAAGCCGTGCGCGCCGTTGGCGGCCAGCAGGAAGAAGTGGTGGATGTGCGCATCCTCTGCGCGACCCACAAGGACCTGGACGGCGAAGTAGCCGCCGGGCGCTTTCGCCAGGACCTGTACTATCGGCTGAACGTCATCGAACTGCGTGTGCCGCCATTGCGTGAACGCCGCGAAGACATTGGGCTGCTGGCCGAGCACATGCTCCAGCGCCTGGCGGCCAACGCCGGCAGCCCTGCGGTCAAGCTTCATCCCCAAGCGCTGGATGCCCTGCGCAACTATCGCTTCCCGGGCAATGTGCGGGAACTGGAGAACATGCTCGAACGGGCCTACACCCTTTGTGAGCATCAACAGATCGAAGCCGACGACCTGCGCCTGGCCGAGGGCAATGGCAGCGCTGAGGCGGGCAATCCCGACTTGATGCAGGTCGACAATTTGGAAGACTACCTGGAAGACGTCGAACGCAAACTCATCCTCCAGGCCTTGGAGGAAACCCGCTGGAACCGCACGGCGGCGGCGCAGCGGTTGAAGTTGTCGTTTCGGTCGATGCGGTATCGGTTGAAGAAGTTGGGGTTGGATTGA
- a CDS encoding pilus assembly protein, translating to MRSTKVRRNWMQALWGALLSLYLAAPAFAFTPSDSPLLSAAAVTPNVMLLIDDSGSMNNIIWAAGFDPAATQTRTYACSASNNCNDRYELDLEDSNILLVGLLRGGCSSGWYGFYRPSIGRVCLRLPDPVGGGNTRYTGKYLAYLVTLANGSSRDFTTGTIPNDYRINVARDVSNDLVAANRALRIGLATFNPPNSNNSGPGGYIARAVSDLSPVSGSVTQTQANTNYTALINAINALGAVANTPLAESYYEVTRYFRGMAPYYNGTPSTYTSPIQYRCQKNFGVVITDGLPTYDRTFPTNDPQGTPTGGARLPNWDGISTNDGDNPSGDSEGDTLYLDDIAKFAFDIDMRSTGTDATGQSWNATDFNRQYLNTYTVGFTATNQMLSDAARYGAGKYYQATDSEGLNSALASALSDITSKAGSGGAGTTNAATLSSTSSYYQTTYDPKDWRGTIRAFGFTSAGTVNRAAVQWTTDTAIVPGATAPIYQSWNTATNAPVTLAYANFSPAQQTSLNQNLPTGITGNDLVEWSKGVNKTGLKVRSVLLGDIINSPLVLASPNEQTAADLLNDTSYSTYLTTKATNMSANLVVNANDGFFSVINSANGTRRYAYMPSSVLPSLQDIADTTYINGVSHKFLVDGQIGVFDTQSGSAWKTVAVGGTGAGGKTFFAVQLFDAAAGNAFRALWEISAPAVANTANAFNDLGYAYAHPEVARLADGRWAAFISNGYGSNSGVAALYVVDIRDGSLIRKIVINSSETNNGLSSVKLRVNSQNVVQAAYGGDLRGRMWKFDLSGTSPTAWGVAFAGQPLFTAPGGATQPITVQPLLADNPQGGTQVFFGTGKFNETADKLNKDLQGFYSIWDATGGAGQITVSSLQAQSITGVFSGTTGQFVTTSQNDVAYPSKKGWYLPLVYNNVLTGERVINPANLVSGRVVFTTAAVDTTDPCASFGTGKLIEVDAFNGKMLNYAVLDTNGDGALNTLDTISSGVVFTGGIPTLSAVVSASGATNMIVNDSSGNITELLEKTVGGSRRIMWRQIQ from the coding sequence ATGCGAAGTACTAAGGTGCGCCGCAATTGGATGCAGGCGCTGTGGGGCGCGTTGCTCAGCCTTTACCTGGCGGCCCCGGCGTTTGCGTTCACGCCCTCGGATTCGCCGCTGTTGAGTGCGGCTGCGGTTACGCCGAACGTGATGCTGCTGATCGATGATTCGGGGAGTATGAATAATATTATCTGGGCGGCGGGGTTTGATCCGGCGGCGACACAGACGCGCACTTATGCTTGCAGCGCCAGTAACAACTGTAACGACAGGTATGAGCTGGACCTGGAAGATTCGAACATCCTGTTGGTAGGTCTGTTGCGGGGCGGCTGCTCGTCTGGCTGGTACGGTTTCTATCGACCCAGCATTGGGCGGGTCTGTCTTCGGTTGCCAGATCCTGTGGGAGGCGGCAATACCCGTTACACCGGTAAATACCTGGCGTATCTGGTGACCCTGGCCAACGGATCGAGCCGGGACTTCACCACCGGCACGATCCCCAACGACTATCGAATCAACGTGGCACGGGATGTCTCCAACGACTTGGTCGCCGCTAACCGCGCCTTGCGCATTGGCCTTGCCACCTTCAACCCGCCCAACAGCAACAACTCAGGTCCTGGGGGCTACATCGCCCGTGCGGTCAGCGATCTGTCACCGGTCAGCGGCAGCGTGACCCAGACCCAGGCCAACACCAACTACACTGCCCTGATCAACGCCATCAACGCGCTGGGTGCCGTCGCGAATACGCCGCTGGCCGAGAGCTATTACGAAGTCACCCGTTACTTCAGGGGCATGGCGCCGTACTACAACGGCACGCCGAGCACTTATACCAGCCCGATCCAGTACCGTTGCCAGAAAAACTTCGGCGTGGTGATCACCGACGGGTTGCCCACCTATGACCGGACATTCCCCACCAACGACCCGCAGGGTACCCCAACGGGCGGCGCCCGGCTGCCCAACTGGGATGGCATCAGCACCAACGATGGCGACAACCCCAGTGGTGACAGCGAGGGCGACACGCTCTACCTGGACGACATCGCCAAGTTCGCCTTCGACATCGACATGCGCTCCACCGGCACCGACGCCACCGGCCAGAGCTGGAACGCCACGGATTTCAATCGGCAGTACCTGAACACCTACACCGTGGGTTTTACCGCCACCAATCAAATGCTCTCCGACGCCGCCCGCTACGGGGCGGGCAAGTATTACCAAGCGACCGACAGCGAAGGCCTCAACTCGGCGTTGGCCTCTGCCCTGAGCGACATCACCTCCAAGGCCGGGTCCGGGGGCGCTGGCACGACCAATGCCGCCACGTTGTCCAGTACCTCCAGCTACTACCAGACCACGTATGACCCCAAGGACTGGCGCGGGACCATCCGGGCGTTCGGCTTCACCTCGGCCGGCACGGTCAACAGGGCTGCAGTGCAATGGACCACCGACACGGCCATCGTGCCCGGCGCCACGGCGCCGATTTATCAGTCGTGGAATACCGCGACCAATGCGCCTGTGACCTTGGCCTACGCTAACTTTTCACCGGCCCAGCAAACCAGCCTCAACCAGAACCTGCCCACGGGAATCACCGGCAACGATCTGGTGGAGTGGAGCAAGGGCGTCAACAAAACCGGCTTGAAGGTGCGCAGCGTGTTACTGGGGGACATCATCAACTCGCCACTGGTGCTGGCATCGCCCAATGAGCAGACCGCCGCGGATTTGCTCAACGACACCAGCTACAGCACGTATCTGACGACCAAGGCGACGAACATGAGCGCCAACCTGGTGGTGAACGCCAACGACGGTTTTTTCAGTGTCATCAACAGTGCCAACGGTACGCGGCGTTACGCCTACATGCCGTCGAGCGTGCTGCCCTCGTTGCAGGACATTGCCGATACCACCTACATCAATGGTGTGAGCCACAAGTTCTTGGTGGATGGCCAGATCGGCGTGTTCGATACGCAATCGGGAAGTGCCTGGAAGACGGTGGCCGTGGGCGGCACTGGCGCCGGAGGCAAGACGTTCTTCGCGGTCCAGCTGTTCGATGCGGCGGCGGGCAATGCATTTCGGGCGCTGTGGGAAATCAGCGCACCGGCCGTTGCCAACACGGCCAACGCCTTCAATGATCTGGGCTACGCCTACGCCCACCCCGAAGTCGCCCGCCTGGCGGATGGACGCTGGGCGGCGTTCATCTCCAATGGCTATGGCAGCAACAGCGGCGTGGCGGCGTTGTACGTGGTGGACATCCGCGACGGTTCGTTGATCAGGAAAATCGTCATCAACAGCAGCGAAACCAATAACGGCCTGTCGTCGGTCAAGCTGCGGGTCAATTCCCAGAACGTGGTGCAGGCTGCGTACGGGGGCGACTTGAGAGGAAGGATGTGGAAATTCGACCTCAGTGGCACTTCCCCGACCGCTTGGGGCGTGGCGTTTGCCGGCCAGCCGTTGTTCACCGCGCCCGGTGGCGCGACCCAGCCGATCACCGTTCAACCGTTGCTGGCAGACAATCCGCAGGGCGGTACCCAGGTATTTTTCGGCACCGGCAAGTTCAACGAAACGGCGGACAAACTCAACAAGGACCTGCAAGGGTTCTACTCGATCTGGGACGCCACCGGCGGCGCCGGGCAAATCACTGTATCGAGCCTGCAGGCGCAGTCCATCACCGGGGTGTTCTCAGGCACCACGGGGCAGTTCGTGACCACCAGCCAGAACGACGTGGCTTATCCTTCGAAAAAGGGCTGGTACCTGCCCCTGGTGTACAACAACGTGCTGACCGGCGAGCGGGTGATCAACCCGGCCAATCTGGTGAGCGGGCGCGTGGTCTTTACCACGGCCGCCGTGGACACCACCGACCCATGCGCCAGCTTCGGTACCGGCAAACTGATCGAAGTGGATGCGTTCAACGGTAAGATGCTCAACTACGCGGTGCTCGATACCAACGGTGACGGTGCGCTCAATACCCTCGACACGATTTCCAGCGGGGTGGTCTTCACCGGCGGTATCCCGACCTTGAGTGCCGTCGTCAGCGCCAGCGGGGCCACCAACATGATCGTCAACGACTCCAGCGGCAACATCACCGAGTTGCTGGAAAAAACCGTTGGCGGCAGCCGTCGCATCATGTGGCGACAAATTCAGTGA
- a CDS encoding GspH/FimT family pseudopilin: MHQQGFSLIELLMGLVIAAIVLPWACASYTALVEATERKDAAQLLASGLRSARSEAITRNRTVVIRGIDNDWGRGWRITLDDKEKTLLMERSGRARVIGNWPVKRSVRFGSQGQALLPSDAFQAGTLHVCAKREPVSHHQVVLARSGRISLRSEKTEQALCEKGLKQGANA, from the coding sequence ATGCACCAACAGGGCTTCAGCCTGATCGAGCTGCTCATGGGACTAGTGATTGCGGCAATTGTTCTGCCGTGGGCCTGCGCAAGCTATACAGCGCTGGTCGAAGCCACCGAACGCAAAGACGCCGCGCAGTTGCTGGCCAGTGGTTTGCGTAGCGCCCGCAGTGAAGCCATCACGCGCAACCGGACCGTCGTGATCAGGGGGATAGACAACGATTGGGGCCGAGGCTGGCGGATCACCCTGGACGACAAGGAGAAGACATTGCTGATGGAGCGCAGCGGCCGCGCGCGCGTGATAGGCAACTGGCCGGTGAAGCGCTCGGTGAGGTTCGGCAGCCAAGGGCAAGCGCTGCTGCCCAGCGACGCATTCCAGGCTGGCACACTGCATGTCTGCGCCAAACGCGAGCCGGTCAGTCACCATCAGGTGGTGCTGGCGCGCAGCGGGCGCATCAGCCTGCGCAGCGAAAAAACCGAGCAGGCCTTGTGCGAAAAAGGCTTAAAGCAGGGAGCGAACGCGTAG
- a CDS encoding type IV pilin protein, which translates to MHRSNRGFTLIEIMIVIAIIGIVITIGYPSLTEYMKKGRRTEIAGLLAQQAQILERYYSKNNVYTNATGLSSGNDFYTITQTLADQSFTLTAVRKSGSSMATDKCGDFRINNTGTRDMVNQAAGLTAKDCWGR; encoded by the coding sequence ATGCACAGATCCAACCGGGGTTTCACCTTGATCGAAATCATGATCGTGATCGCGATCATCGGTATTGTGATCACCATCGGCTATCCGAGCCTGACCGAATACATGAAGAAGGGCCGACGTACTGAAATCGCCGGGCTGTTGGCGCAGCAGGCGCAAATTCTTGAACGTTATTACTCGAAGAATAACGTCTACACCAACGCCACAGGCCTGAGCAGCGGCAACGATTTTTATACCATTACCCAGACACTGGCGGACCAAAGCTTCACCCTGACCGCCGTGCGCAAGAGCGGTTCGTCCATGGCCACGGACAAGTGCGGTGATTTCAGGATCAACAACACAGGCACGCGAGACATGGTCAACCAGGCTGCCGGGCTGACCGCCAAGGATTGCTGGGGCCGCTGA
- the ispH gene encoding 4-hydroxy-3-methylbut-2-enyl diphosphate reductase: MQIKLANPRGFCAGVDRAIEIVNRALEVFGPPIYVRHEVVHNKFVVEDLRSRGAIFVEELEQVPDDVIVIFSAHGVSQAVRTEAAGRGLKVFDATCPLVTKVHIEVARYSRDGRECILIGHEGHPEVEGTMGQYDAQNGGAIYLVEDEDDVAALQVRNPESLAFVTQTTLSMDDTSRVIDALRSRFPAIGGPRKDDICYATQNRQDAVKQLANECDVVLVVGSPNSSNSNRLRELAERMDTPAYLIDGAEDMQRSWFDGVERIGITAGASAPEVLVRGVIQQLQAWGATGADELAGREENITFSMPKELRVRSLL; the protein is encoded by the coding sequence ATGCAAATCAAACTCGCCAACCCCCGTGGCTTCTGCGCCGGTGTGGACCGGGCGATCGAAATCGTCAACCGCGCCCTGGAAGTCTTCGGGCCGCCGATCTACGTGCGCCACGAAGTGGTCCACAACAAATTCGTCGTCGAAGACCTGCGTAGTCGCGGGGCCATTTTCGTCGAGGAACTGGAGCAGGTGCCGGACGACGTCATCGTGATCTTCAGCGCCCACGGGGTTTCCCAGGCGGTGCGGACCGAAGCCGCCGGCCGTGGCCTGAAGGTCTTCGACGCGACTTGCCCACTGGTGACCAAGGTGCATATCGAAGTCGCGCGCTACAGCCGTGACGGTCGCGAATGTATCCTGATCGGCCACGAAGGCCATCCGGAAGTCGAAGGCACCATGGGCCAGTACGACGCCCAAAATGGCGGTGCGATCTACCTGGTCGAAGACGAGGATGACGTCGCGGCCTTGCAGGTGCGTAATCCAGAAAGCCTGGCTTTTGTCACCCAGACCACCCTGTCCATGGACGACACCAGCCGTGTGATCGACGCCCTGCGCTCCCGCTTTCCGGCCATTGGCGGCCCACGCAAGGACGACATCTGCTACGCCACCCAAAACCGTCAGGACGCGGTCAAGCAACTGGCGAACGAGTGTGACGTGGTGTTGGTGGTCGGCAGCCCGAACAGCTCCAACTCCAATCGCCTGCGGGAACTGGCCGAGCGCATGGACACCCCGGCCTACCTGATCGACGGTGCCGAGGACATGCAGCGCAGCTGGTTCGATGGCGTCGAGCGTATCGGTATCACCGCCGGTGCCTCCGCGCCGGAAGTGTTGGTACGCGGCGTGATCCAGCAATTGCAGGCCTGGGGCGCCACCGGTGCCGATGAACTGGCCGGGCGCGAGGAGAACATCACCTTCTCCATGCCCAAGGAACTACGCGTTCGCTCCCTGCTTTAA
- the pilV gene encoding type IV pilus modification protein PilV, producing MKDCSNRAQAGMTLIEVLVAVLILGVGMLGAAMIQLNALKYTDSSRMTSQASFIAYDILDRIRANSGADYTITPPNSPNLNVARDQDLYDFKTNIIAFGGATATGTIRLNQRVYTITISWDDDRAANTSDAAEARRSFVLTSRAAVDPLGTPP from the coding sequence ATGAAGGATTGCAGTAACAGGGCACAGGCGGGCATGACGCTGATCGAGGTGCTGGTGGCGGTGCTGATCCTCGGCGTGGGCATGCTGGGGGCGGCGATGATCCAGCTCAATGCCCTCAAGTACACCGACAGTTCGCGCATGACCAGCCAGGCCAGCTTCATCGCCTACGACATCCTGGACCGTATTCGCGCCAATTCCGGTGCCGACTACACCATCACGCCACCCAATTCACCAAACCTTAACGTGGCGCGTGACCAGGACCTCTACGACTTCAAGACCAACATCATTGCCTTCGGCGGTGCCACGGCCACGGGCACCATACGACTGAACCAGCGGGTCTACACCATTACCATTTCCTGGGACGACGACCGAGCCGCCAACACGTCCGATGCGGCCGAGGCGCGACGCAGCTTTGTACTGACCAGTCGTGCCGCCGTCGACCCGCTGGGGACGCCGCCATGA
- a CDS encoding DUF6124 family protein, whose amino-acid sequence MIKVTPNPPETDSSSAQNGLDPQKLDEAAQRALDYYLAPKPEAKKKPPSNQLFTVVEGIDTECLLANLSETLASANATISDLAFELNGSRRHVALGVQQLIELSELLANRALDEQVPVAKG is encoded by the coding sequence ATGATCAAGGTCACACCCAATCCCCCCGAAACCGATTCCTCATCAGCTCAAAATGGACTCGATCCTCAAAAGCTCGACGAAGCCGCCCAGCGCGCCCTCGACTATTACCTAGCCCCAAAGCCCGAAGCCAAAAAGAAACCACCCTCAAACCAGCTATTCACCGTCGTGGAAGGCATAGACACCGAATGCCTCCTCGCCAACCTCAGCGAAACCCTTGCCTCCGCCAATGCAACAATCAGCGACCTGGCCTTCGAGCTTAACGGCTCGCGACGGCATGTTGCATTGGGTGTGCAACAGCTGATCGAGTTGAGTGAGTTATTGGCCAATCGTGCGCTGGACGAGCAGGTGCCGGTGGCGAAGGGCTAG
- a CDS encoding GspH/FimT family pseudopilin: MDPRTKGFTLIEVLVALGVLLILITMAVPAFTGSMQSTKADTEIGDLRRALNFARMEAIDRGTTIRIRPTAEGGAWSGELTVYDSTGSPANVLRVIPAMGSGVTLTLSLEVTSIDFNSLGGLSALAVPVSFNYVRGAQSRTLSVCLNGRIVLGGGCG; the protein is encoded by the coding sequence ATGGATCCTCGTACAAAAGGTTTCACGCTGATCGAGGTGCTGGTGGCCTTGGGTGTGCTGCTGATCCTGATCACGATGGCGGTACCGGCGTTTACTGGATCGATGCAAAGCACCAAGGCCGATACCGAGATCGGCGATCTGCGCCGGGCACTGAACTTCGCCCGGATGGAGGCGATCGATCGCGGTACCACCATTCGAATTCGCCCCACGGCCGAGGGCGGGGCCTGGAGCGGCGAACTCACGGTGTACGACAGTACTGGCTCGCCGGCCAATGTATTGCGGGTTATTCCAGCGATGGGCAGCGGCGTCACTCTGACACTAAGCTTGGAGGTGACCAGCATCGATTTCAACAGCCTTGGCGGGTTGTCGGCCCTGGCCGTGCCGGTGAGTTTCAATTATGTAAGGGGGGCGCAGAGCCGGACGCTGAGTGTTTGCCTCAATGGACGAATCGTATTGGGTGGTGGGTGCGGATGA